Within the Marixanthomonas sp. SCSIO 43207 genome, the region CCAACAAATGGAAACACATCAAGCTCTAGTAACAACTATAGCATTGATCCATTAAATAAAGGAATGGGAGGCTGGCCGCCTACAAATTATTAATTTATTGTAACTCATTTTGAAAGAATTTTTATTGCATGTTATTCCAGTAACCTCTGTTGAGCTTTTGGCTGCTTGTATAGGGCTTTTTTATATTATCAACTATAAGGTTAACAAACCCACTAGATACTTCACGTATTTTCTTTTATTTACGGTTTTGGTAGAGGTAATAGGTTCGTACGCAGCTATAGCTTATTTTTCAGATTATAAATACTTTGGTTTTGTCAAGGGAACTTTATTTGAAGAAAACTACTGGTTATATAATTCTTATACCATAATAAGTTCATTTGTATATGTGAGTTTCTTTAAAATGCATCTAGAAAATGCAAATCACAGAAAAATTCTTACCATACTTTTAATTCTTTTTGTTGTGGGAATGGTTTTTGAATCTGTTTTTTCTGAAACGTTTTTTGTTAGTTACTCAGCATATGGTGAGATGATAGGTACACTTTTAATCTTGCTTTCAATTAGTTTATATTATTATCAATTATTGACAGGTGATGAAATATTAATCTTTAATACATCGCTACCGTTTTATATTTCCATAGGCGCTATTTTGCTACATTTGGTTTTAACCCCTATCTTTATTTACAGCAAATACTTTGATGCAGAAAGCCCCGAATTTGTAGAATTGTATAAAAGAATCCTCTTATTTACAAACCTATTGGTATATTTACTGTATAGTTTTGGGTTTATAATATGTCTAAAGAAGAAAGACTCCTCATCATATATTTTATAGTTATCCTAACGTTTATAGTTGGGATTTTTCTATTCTTTTTTATTGTCTTTCAACGTCGTAAAAATAAGCTACTACTTAAGCAAGCCGAACAACGAATTAAATTTGAAAAGGAAATTTCAAATTCAAAAATTGAAATTCAAGAACAGACTTTTAAAAATATTGCTTGGGAGCTTCACGATAACATAGGTCAATTACTTTCAGTAACCAGTATTCAGCTCAATATGATGTTGAGTACCTCTCCAGAAGAATTTAAAGACCAACTTATAGAAACCAAATCTGTAGTACAAAACACAGTACAAGAAGTACGCAACTTAAGCAAAACTCTTAATAATGATGTGGTGTATAAAAACGGGCTGCTAGGTTCGTTAAAGTTTGAACTTGAACGGTTTAATCGCTTAGATTTTTTAAATGCTGAATTGAAAATAAGCGGAGAACAACAAGAAATTGACCGCACAAAAGAAATTGTAATTTTTAGAATTCTTCAAGAATTTTCTACCAATGTTTTAAAACATGCGCGCGCAACAGAATTATTTGTACATTTAAACTATACCAAAACCAATTTGATAATTGAAGCAAGTGACAATGGAGTAGGTTTTGACACAACGCAAAAAAAAGGAAATTCTGGAATGGAGACTATGAAAAGTAGAGCACAACTGTTAAACGCAGATTTTTCAATAGAATCTGAACCAGATAAAGGAACAATATTACGCTTAAACTACCCCTACAATAATGAATAAAACTACCTCAAACCGTATTGTAATTGTAGATGATCATTCTCTGTTTGCAAGTTCACTTGAAAAATTAGTAAACTCTTTTGAAAACTTCACAGTATTATATCACGCCAAAAATGGGAGAGATCTTCAACAAAAACTAGTAACCGAACCCCATTTGCCAGAAATTATATTGCTAGATTTAAATATGCCGGTTATGGATGGAGCAGAAACCATGGTTTGGCTCAATGAAAACCATCCAGAAATCAAGGTGTTGGTTTTAACAATGGAGGATGATGAGTCAAAAATATTAAAAATGCTTTGCAACGGTGCAAAAGGATATTTACTGAAAGACATTCATCCAGACAAGCTTAATAAAGCTTTAGATGAAACACTTACCAAAGGCTATTACCATTCTGAAAAAGTAGCTAAAACCCTGTTACATTCCTTAAACGCTGAAAAGAAAGAGCAGCCGGTTTTTAAAGATCGTGAAATAGATTTTATGCAATTGGCTTGTAGTGAATTAACCTATAAAGAAATTGCAGATAGAATGAATTTAAGTCCAAAAACTATTGATGGTTATCGTCAAGACCTTTTTAATAAACTGGATGTAAAAAATAGAGTAGGGTTGGTTTTATATGCCTTAAAACACAATATCTCAAAAATTTAAATACAAGCATTCCATAACGAATCATTAGGTACCGGTGCAGAGATG harbors:
- a CDS encoding response regulator transcription factor → MNKTTSNRIVIVDDHSLFASSLEKLVNSFENFTVLYHAKNGRDLQQKLVTEPHLPEIILLDLNMPVMDGAETMVWLNENHPEIKVLVLTMEDDESKILKMLCNGAKGYLLKDIHPDKLNKALDETLTKGYYHSEKVAKTLLHSLNAEKKEQPVFKDREIDFMQLACSELTYKEIADRMNLSPKTIDGYRQDLFNKLDVKNRVGLVLYALKHNISKI
- a CDS encoding sensor histidine kinase; the protein is MSKEERLLIIYFIVILTFIVGIFLFFFIVFQRRKNKLLLKQAEQRIKFEKEISNSKIEIQEQTFKNIAWELHDNIGQLLSVTSIQLNMMLSTSPEEFKDQLIETKSVVQNTVQEVRNLSKTLNNDVVYKNGLLGSLKFELERFNRLDFLNAELKISGEQQEIDRTKEIVIFRILQEFSTNVLKHARATELFVHLNYTKTNLIIEASDNGVGFDTTQKKGNSGMETMKSRAQLLNADFSIESEPDKGTILRLNYPYNNE